One part of the Kiritimatiellia bacterium genome encodes these proteins:
- a CDS encoding energy-coupling factor ABC transporter ATP-binding protein — MSGPILELAGIEFAHPFGRPLFRGFSLALSEGERIGLTGPNGSGKSTLLHLAMGLLRPQAGEIRHRGFLCKTETDFLALRREVGLVFQNPDDQLFCATVDEDVAFGPFNLGWPRDRVERAVVDTLERLGIRHLAGRITYRLSEGEKRLVALATVLVMEPRALLLDEPTAGLDEHARDRLVRELAASHLPMIIASHDEDLLARLATRRVDLGAAPR; from the coding sequence ATGAGTGGTCCTATCCTTGAACTCGCCGGCATCGAATTCGCGCATCCCTTTGGGCGCCCGCTTTTTCGAGGTTTTTCTCTTGCGCTTTCCGAGGGCGAGCGGATCGGACTGACCGGCCCCAACGGCTCGGGAAAAAGCACGCTGCTCCACCTCGCAATGGGTTTGCTTCGCCCGCAGGCCGGCGAAATCCGGCACCGCGGGTTCCTGTGCAAGACGGAGACGGATTTTCTCGCGCTGCGCCGCGAGGTGGGGCTCGTCTTCCAAAATCCGGATGATCAGTTGTTCTGCGCGACCGTGGATGAAGACGTGGCGTTCGGCCCGTTCAACCTCGGATGGCCGCGAGACCGGGTGGAGCGCGCCGTCGTCGACACGCTGGAGCGCCTCGGCATCCGTCATCTTGCCGGGCGCATCACCTACCGCCTGTCCGAGGGCGAAAAGCGGCTGGTCGCGCTGGCGACGGTCCTCGTCATGGAGCCCCGCGCGCTGCTGCTAGATGAACCAACGGCGGGTCTGGACGAACACGCGCGAGATCGATTGGTCCGTGAATTGGCTGCGTCGCACCTGCCCATGATCATCGCCTCGCACGATGAGGATCTCCTCGCCCGACTCGCCACCCGCCGCGTCGATCTGGGTGCAGCGCCCCGTTAG
- a CDS encoding PEP-CTERM sorting domain-containing protein, which produces MNRFLVILRIVGIAFIATSASASFIAFDSASDPAYSGGWTNGSNGGYGFGPWVLTHPFPSIAFGIGPSTENDDGVDDGVLWGLANDGDIGNAFRLRGVDQTATAGRRFLHGPLTVGQTFSIEFDNGWQNEALYAIRLYETDSSFNPINLSFEVFLQLSAFYERGPGDTWLQHGTEGVRLDFTITGTVDYGSYTNYAYSATLTRRDGVASNVTGEVSYLPNYVQAANLVPFGGNPVREGFYINRMSIVPEPASVAFIALGAAVIGFARRKNFHRM; this is translated from the coding sequence GTGAATCGTTTTTTAGTCATCTTACGGATCGTTGGCATCGCGTTCATCGCGACGAGCGCTTCTGCTTCGTTTATCGCTTTCGATTCCGCGTCCGATCCCGCCTATTCGGGTGGATGGACGAATGGGTCCAACGGAGGATACGGATTTGGCCCTTGGGTCCTCACACATCCGTTTCCGTCCATCGCATTCGGGATCGGCCCGTCCACGGAAAACGACGATGGGGTCGATGATGGCGTTCTGTGGGGACTCGCAAACGATGGCGATATCGGCAACGCCTTTCGTCTGCGTGGCGTCGACCAGACCGCCACCGCGGGGCGACGATTCCTCCACGGACCTCTGACGGTTGGCCAGACTTTTTCGATCGAATTCGACAACGGGTGGCAAAATGAGGCATTATACGCCATTCGGTTGTATGAGACCGATTCCTCATTCAATCCAATAAATCTTTCCTTCGAAGTTTTCCTCCAACTCTCCGCGTTCTATGAGCGAGGTCCCGGTGATACTTGGCTGCAGCATGGGACAGAAGGCGTTCGCCTCGATTTCACGATTACGGGCACCGTTGACTACGGTAGCTACACGAACTACGCGTATTCGGCGACGCTCACAAGGCGCGACGGCGTGGCGTCGAACGTAACAGGTGAGGTTAGCTATCTGCCAAACTACGTCCAGGCAGCGAACTTGGTTCCATTTGGCGGCAACCCCGTTCGCGAAGGGTTCTATATCAACAGGATGTCGATCGTTCCCGAACCGGCATCGGTTGCCTTCATCGCCCTCGGCGCCGCCGTTATCGGCTTCGCTCGCCGCAAAAATTTCCATCGTATGTAA
- the alr gene encoding alanine racemase gives MISPWVQVDLGLLDRNIRAVRLALNSRTSVVLVVKADAYGHGLIPVVRQAARSGVTWFAVAYLREAINVRRTAPDANIVILGAVSPEDVRTLIEERLYPIVVDEAHGMALARAARAIGATLHAHLKIDTGMGRFGVPWEEAVPIYERLARQPGLAITGLCTHFASVEARRPSLGPLQMERFRQIDEQIRSRSVHPLFRHVSSSRAFLIQPDWDLDGIRPGIAVYGYGARERGMRIQTEPVLQWRTGVMQVKRVPSGTLVGYYSTYVTPAPTTLAVIAVGYADGYHRALSNRGHVLIGGRRCAVVGRVSMNWIVADCGLNADVSPGDEVVLIGQQGSESIWADELARQARTIPYEILTSIHPNIERRYVSSPSLPLFGDPQRV, from the coding sequence ATGATTTCGCCCTGGGTTCAGGTCGATTTGGGCCTGCTGGACAGGAACATCCGCGCGGTCCGGCTGGCCCTGAATTCCAGAACCTCGGTTGTGCTGGTGGTAAAGGCTGACGCTTACGGACACGGGCTGATTCCGGTTGTCCGGCAGGCGGCCCGGTCGGGAGTGACGTGGTTCGCCGTTGCCTATTTGCGGGAGGCAATCAACGTTCGTCGCACGGCGCCGGACGCCAACATCGTAATCCTCGGCGCGGTTTCACCCGAGGACGTTCGCACCCTGATCGAGGAACGTCTATACCCGATCGTTGTCGACGAGGCGCATGGGATGGCCCTTGCCCGCGCCGCGCGCGCGATCGGCGCGACTCTGCACGCCCACCTCAAAATCGATACCGGAATGGGCCGATTCGGCGTTCCGTGGGAAGAGGCCGTACCGATCTACGAGCGTCTGGCCCGCCAGCCGGGCCTCGCCATCACGGGTCTTTGCACGCACTTCGCGTCCGTCGAAGCCAGGCGTCCCTCGTTGGGACCTCTCCAGATGGAACGCTTCCGGCAAATCGATGAACAGATTCGATCCCGCTCGGTTCACCCCCTGTTCCGGCATGTCTCTAGCAGCCGCGCGTTTTTGATCCAGCCCGATTGGGACCTCGACGGCATCCGCCCGGGCATCGCGGTCTATGGATACGGCGCCCGCGAGCGCGGCATGCGCATCCAGACCGAACCGGTCCTCCAATGGCGCACCGGCGTAATGCAGGTCAAACGCGTTCCTTCTGGAACGCTGGTCGGCTACTACAGCACCTATGTCACACCTGCGCCCACCACGCTCGCGGTCATCGCCGTCGGCTACGCCGATGGATACCACCGAGCGTTGAGCAATCGCGGTCACGTCCTCATCGGCGGTCGGCGCTGCGCCGTTGTCGGCCGCGTTAGCATGAACTGGATTGTCGCCGACTGCGGACTGAATGCCGATGTCTCACCTGGCGACGAGGTTGTTCTTATCGGCCAGCAAGGATCCGAATCCATCTGGGCAGACGAACTCGCCCGGCAGGCCCGTACCATCCCCTACGAAATCCTCACCAGCATTCACCCGAACATCGAACGCCGCTATGTGAGTTCGCCGAGCCTCCCTCTGTTTGGAGATCCGCAAAGAGTCTAA
- a CDS encoding FAD-dependent oxidoreductase, producing the protein MVVDVEKQIREAEWLIGVHKYDDAIEALRSPDAPNDPRRCAMLARAYHARGDTRGDVYASHYFAVRAMELGSDDIQMPAIAGIAAFKKERYAEAVKWLRRYVREDSGHASHHLLGLALLHNGQAAEAIPHLKRAVELAPKRADYAEALARAEAAARGEPIDGKTGRAWRKAPVGLGGPNDERPYGVPTPYRNNAISVLRGIGTHPKDFYWLDKNIPCQKACPAGTDIPGYLAAIYRGDYDLAYKINLHDNVFPAILGRVCSRPCEAECRHGWQGLGEPVAICFSKRSAADFKRQGLVVLEPWFPPTGKRVAVVGAGVAGLAAARNLALMGHDVTVYEKHDKPGGMLNQGIPEFRLPRDIIDKEIEQIRRQGVKIICNSPVGPKLPLEKLVAEYDAVILAAGTLRPNMLDLPGADLKGIRHGLAFLLEANELRKSDIGEHIVVIGGGFTAMDCARTAARLGAQTVELELETSEKGQPILLRPKGESVKVLYRRSQSEMLITPGELEELTHEGIPMHFMVAPKAFIGDSSGHVRAMRFVRTKLGDPDASGRRRPVEIPGSEFEIPADTVLLATGQFPGTEWIEGALREKLVDNDEWLKSGRKHTTAVDKIFVAGDFATGASSLIQAIAHAKETARHVDRFLMGEDRLRDVAVVEDVRQTGRIREMDYVNRQPMPTLPLEKRALTAEVELGYDPATATDETQRCYLCHYKFEIDPDKCIFCDWCLKAKPRPDCIVKVAELIYDGQDRIVGYTRARNSETTKLIWINQADCIRCGACVDACPVDAISIQRVSKRTIRTTDQTATVDLPVRFEV; encoded by the coding sequence ATGGTAGTCGATGTCGAAAAACAAATACGTGAGGCCGAGTGGCTGATCGGCGTTCATAAATACGATGACGCAATCGAGGCCCTCCGCTCGCCGGACGCCCCGAACGACCCGCGGCGCTGTGCGATGTTGGCGCGTGCCTATCACGCCCGCGGCGACACGCGGGGCGATGTATATGCCTCGCACTATTTCGCTGTGCGGGCGATGGAACTCGGCAGCGACGACATCCAGATGCCCGCCATTGCGGGGATCGCCGCCTTCAAGAAGGAGCGCTACGCGGAGGCCGTCAAATGGCTTCGTCGGTATGTCCGCGAAGATTCAGGGCACGCTTCGCATCATCTGTTGGGTCTCGCACTACTACACAACGGACAAGCAGCCGAGGCAATTCCACACCTGAAGCGGGCAGTCGAACTCGCGCCGAAACGGGCCGATTATGCCGAAGCGCTCGCCCGTGCGGAAGCCGCGGCCCGCGGCGAGCCCATCGACGGTAAAACCGGCCGGGCCTGGAGAAAGGCACCCGTTGGCCTCGGCGGCCCGAACGACGAACGCCCCTACGGCGTCCCCACGCCGTACCGCAACAACGCGATCTCCGTGCTCCGGGGCATCGGCACGCACCCGAAAGATTTTTACTGGCTGGACAAAAACATCCCCTGCCAGAAAGCCTGTCCGGCCGGTACGGACATCCCTGGCTACCTCGCAGCGATTTACCGCGGCGACTACGACCTTGCCTACAAAATCAATCTGCACGACAACGTCTTCCCGGCCATCCTCGGCCGCGTCTGCTCGCGCCCTTGCGAGGCGGAGTGCCGACACGGCTGGCAGGGGCTCGGCGAACCGGTCGCCATTTGTTTTTCCAAACGCTCGGCCGCAGATTTCAAGCGTCAGGGACTGGTCGTGCTGGAGCCGTGGTTTCCGCCCACCGGCAAAAGGGTCGCCGTGGTCGGCGCAGGCGTTGCGGGCTTGGCTGCGGCGCGAAACCTCGCTCTCATGGGGCATGACGTCACGGTTTACGAAAAGCACGACAAGCCCGGTGGCATGCTTAATCAGGGGATCCCGGAGTTTCGGCTCCCGCGCGACATCATCGACAAGGAAATCGAGCAAATCCGGCGCCAGGGAGTGAAAATCATTTGCAACTCCCCCGTGGGCCCGAAACTGCCGCTTGAGAAATTGGTGGCAGAGTACGACGCCGTGATCCTCGCGGCGGGCACGCTGCGCCCAAACATGCTCGACCTGCCAGGCGCGGACCTCAAGGGCATCCGCCACGGGTTGGCCTTCCTGCTCGAAGCAAACGAGCTTCGAAAATCCGATATTGGCGAGCACATCGTGGTGATCGGCGGCGGCTTCACGGCCATGGATTGCGCGCGAACAGCCGCGCGGCTCGGGGCGCAAACCGTCGAGCTTGAGCTCGAGACGAGCGAGAAGGGACAGCCGATCCTCCTCAGGCCCAAGGGCGAGTCGGTGAAGGTTCTTTACCGGCGCTCGCAGTCCGAAATGCTGATCACACCCGGCGAGCTCGAGGAGCTGACGCACGAAGGCATCCCGATGCATTTCATGGTGGCGCCCAAAGCCTTCATCGGCGACTCGTCGGGCCATGTCCGGGCCATGCGGTTTGTTCGCACGAAGCTCGGCGACCCCGATGCCAGCGGACGTCGCAGGCCCGTGGAAATCCCTGGATCCGAATTCGAGATTCCCGCTGACACGGTCCTGCTGGCCACCGGCCAGTTCCCCGGCACAGAATGGATCGAGGGCGCTCTCCGCGAAAAGCTTGTCGACAACGATGAATGGCTCAAAAGCGGCCGCAAACACACCACCGCGGTCGACAAAATTTTCGTCGCGGGCGATTTCGCGACCGGCGCCAGTTCACTCATTCAGGCCATCGCCCACGCGAAGGAAACTGCGCGCCATGTCGACCGCTTCCTCATGGGCGAGGACCGGCTCCGCGACGTCGCAGTCGTCGAAGATGTTCGCCAGACCGGCCGCATCCGGGAAATGGATTACGTCAACCGCCAGCCCATGCCAACGCTCCCGCTCGAAAAGCGGGCACTTACGGCGGAAGTGGAGCTGGGCTACGATCCGGCCACCGCGACGGATGAGACGCAACGCTGCTACCTCTGCCATTACAAATTCGAAATCGATCCCGACAAATGCATCTTTTGCGACTGGTGTTTGAAGGCGAAGCCTCGGCCGGATTGCATCGTCAAGGTCGCCGAGCTGATTTATGACGGCCAGGACCGCATCGTCGGTTATACGCGCGCGCGAAACAGCGAAACGACCAAGCTGATCTGGATCAATCAGGCGGACTGCATCCGCTGCGGGGCTTGCGTCGACGCGTGTCCCGTGGACGCGATCAGCATCCAGCGCGTGAGCAAACGGACGATCCGCACCACCGATCAGACGGCCACCGTCGACCTGCCCGTCCGGTTCGAGGTCTGA
- a CDS encoding nitrite/sulfite reductase — MPAKPDLTPIERDKLTIDPDFDFKNDIAARPFEDLRTNEIGMFKWTGIYHQLQKGFFMMRLRIPGGLVTATQMERIADVAARYAQDQICITTRMTIQFHWLRKEDLYKVLEELAEVGLDSKNACGDVTRNIVTCPLQGVCPHEVTDVRPMLLAIANDPEIRDEQRNLPRKHKMSVNGCGRACGQTLMNCQSWHPVKRTGADGSEQIGWAYYAGGGLGARPYMAKAIFSWVPEDLVLHVTRAATEVYRRTGNRRVRAFARLKMVVDQMGARGFGEAVLEVLRERGIQGIERIEFAEGPPNIGEMFTDGQNVIPQRQPGFNTVRVMILRSELTSAQARQFADWSRRYGDGTLMLTARQNIQIRFVPDRHVEPLLQEIRAAGFVMDGHERLPDMVACVGTTQCNLAVSDTPNTYRRLYDELATDRALWEAVGTLRIHMNGCPNSCAQHWIADIGLRGMRKETERGSEEGFNICIGGGLSGPGYIGRSVCDVPATAVVPTVRRMLEIYLARRESPAETFGAFARRVGAAQMAEWLGVPYAPDEPVNERNQRLQRVFDEALSETSPW; from the coding sequence ATGCCAGCAAAACCCGATTTAACGCCCATTGAACGAGATAAACTGACGATCGATCCCGATTTCGACTTCAAAAACGACATCGCGGCCCGACCGTTTGAGGACCTGCGCACCAACGAAATCGGCATGTTCAAATGGACTGGCATTTACCATCAGCTCCAAAAGGGCTTTTTCATGATGCGTCTGCGCATTCCCGGCGGCCTGGTCACCGCGACGCAAATGGAGCGCATTGCGGATGTGGCCGCCCGTTATGCGCAGGACCAAATTTGCATCACCACCCGCATGACCATTCAGTTCCACTGGCTTCGGAAAGAGGACCTCTACAAAGTCCTCGAAGAGCTGGCGGAAGTCGGGTTGGATTCCAAAAACGCCTGCGGGGATGTGACGCGGAACATCGTAACGTGCCCCCTCCAAGGCGTTTGTCCGCATGAGGTAACCGATGTCCGCCCGATGCTCTTGGCCATCGCGAATGATCCTGAAATTCGGGACGAACAGCGGAACCTGCCCCGAAAACACAAGATGAGCGTGAATGGGTGCGGCCGCGCCTGCGGCCAAACCCTCATGAACTGCCAGTCCTGGCACCCGGTCAAGCGAACCGGAGCTGACGGCTCGGAGCAAATCGGGTGGGCCTACTACGCCGGCGGCGGACTGGGTGCGCGCCCCTACATGGCGAAGGCGATCTTTTCGTGGGTTCCCGAGGACCTGGTGTTGCACGTGACCCGCGCGGCAACAGAAGTGTATCGCCGCACCGGCAATCGGAGGGTCCGCGCTTTCGCTCGCTTGAAAATGGTGGTCGACCAGATGGGCGCGAGGGGATTTGGGGAGGCGGTGCTCGAGGTCCTCCGCGAACGGGGGATCCAAGGGATCGAGCGAATAGAGTTCGCGGAAGGCCCGCCGAACATCGGGGAAATGTTTACCGACGGGCAGAATGTTATCCCGCAACGACAGCCGGGATTCAATACGGTCCGCGTGATGATTCTTCGGTCGGAATTGACCTCGGCGCAGGCTCGCCAGTTCGCCGACTGGTCCCGGCGCTACGGCGATGGCACGCTCATGCTGACCGCGAGGCAAAATATCCAGATTCGTTTCGTGCCGGACCGCCATGTCGAGCCCCTCCTGCAGGAAATTCGGGCCGCCGGATTTGTCATGGACGGCCACGAACGCCTGCCCGATATGGTGGCGTGCGTCGGCACGACGCAGTGCAATCTCGCGGTGTCCGACACGCCCAACACCTATCGTCGGCTCTACGACGAGCTGGCGACGGACCGCGCATTATGGGAGGCCGTTGGAACCTTGCGGATTCACATGAACGGTTGTCCGAACTCATGTGCCCAGCACTGGATTGCTGACATCGGGTTGCGGGGCATGCGCAAGGAAACAGAGCGCGGCAGCGAGGAGGGTTTCAACATCTGCATTGGAGGCGGCCTATCGGGCCCCGGATATATCGGCCGTTCCGTTTGCGATGTCCCGGCTACGGCGGTTGTGCCAACTGTCCGCCGGATGTTGGAAATTTATCTGGCACGCCGGGAGAGTCCCGCGGAGACCTTTGGCGCCTTTGCGCGAAGAGTCGGCGCGGCGCAGATGGCGGAATGGCTGGGCGTGCCATACGCCCCCGACGAACCGGTCAACGAGCGCAACCAGCGCCTCCAGCGCGTTTTCGACGAGGCGCTCAGCGAGACCTCCCCATGGTAG
- a CDS encoding cytidylate kinase-like family protein, translating to MTLTVEAIGPSTEAGMLLSAALLAVSSLQSGRWNARGGKAESMNHKAIVREYLRERRQEELVVESFPFITISREAGAGGRTLAGEIIRQLESMYPGSFGTGWEVFDQNLVDLIAEDPSLSSSLADLVHEEYRSEISRTVTELILQRSEHYESYKRIFEVIRILCTIGKCVIVGRGGVCVTQRMPLGVHIRLVAPVEQRVRRLMNLLGASETEAREVMTRQDEARRRLVRDFFSRDISDTMLYDAVFNTGRTSLTEIAAFAARAAKRKLDEHKAKLLQQNVVT from the coding sequence ATGACCCTGACTGTCGAGGCGATCGGCCCCTCTACCGAGGCCGGGATGTTGTTGTCTGCAGCCTTGTTGGCGGTATCATCACTTCAGTCCGGGCGATGGAATGCGCGCGGCGGAAAGGCGGAGAGCATGAACCACAAAGCTATAGTTCGGGAGTACCTTCGCGAACGAAGACAGGAAGAACTGGTCGTCGAATCGTTTCCATTCATCACGATCTCTCGGGAAGCCGGGGCAGGGGGCCGAACGCTCGCTGGGGAAATCATCCGTCAACTGGAATCGATGTATCCGGGATCGTTTGGAACGGGATGGGAGGTGTTCGACCAGAACCTCGTTGACCTGATTGCCGAGGACCCGTCGCTCTCGTCATCGTTGGCAGACCTCGTTCATGAGGAATATCGTTCCGAAATCTCGCGAACGGTCACCGAATTGATCCTTCAACGCTCCGAGCATTACGAATCGTATAAACGGATCTTTGAGGTCATTCGGATCCTCTGCACGATTGGTAAATGCGTCATCGTCGGGCGAGGAGGCGTGTGCGTTACTCAACGGATGCCACTCGGCGTCCACATCCGGCTGGTGGCCCCCGTGGAGCAGCGCGTTCGACGACTGATGAATCTGCTTGGCGCCAGCGAGACAGAGGCGCGAGAGGTCATGACTCGCCAGGACGAGGCGCGCCGAAGGCTGGTTCGGGATTTCTTCAGCAGGGATATTTCCGACACGATGCTGTATGACGCCGTGTTCAACACCGGCCGCACCAGCCTTACAGAAATTGCCGCGTTTGCGGCTCGCGCTGCCAAGCGCAAGCTCGACGAGCACAAGGCCAAACTTCTCCAGCAGAATGTCGTGACTTGA